Genomic segment of Engystomops pustulosus chromosome 8, aEngPut4.maternal, whole genome shotgun sequence:
atatgtggtgtatcctgcagtgtacagcatggatgtatcatgtatgtatatgtggtgtagcctgcagtgtacagcatggatgtatcatgtatgtatatgtggtgtagcctgcagtgtacagcatggatgtatcatgtatgtatatgtggtgtagcctgcagtgtacagcatggatgtatcatgtatgtatatgtggtgtagcttgcagtgtacagcatggatgtatcatgtatgtatatgtggtgtagcctgcagtgtacagcatgaatatatcatgtatgtatatgtggtgtagcctgcagtgtacagcatggatgcatcatgtatgtatatgtggtgtatcctgcagtgtacagcatggatgcatcatgtatgtatatgtggtgtagcctgcagtgtacagcatggatgtatcatgtatgtatatgtggtgtagcctgcagtgtacagcatggatgcatcatgtatgtatatgtggtgtatcctgcagtgtacagcatggatgtatcatgtatgtatatgtggtgtagcctgcagtgtacagcatggatgtatcatgtatgtatatgtggtgtagccTGCAGTGCACAGCATggatgtatcatgtatgtatatgtggtgtagcctgcagtgtacagcatggatgtatcatgtatgtatatgtggtgtagcctgcagtgtacagcatggatgtatcatgtatgtatatgtggtgtagccTGCAGTGTACAGAATggatgtatcatgtatgtatatgtggtgtagcctgcagtgtacagcatggatgtatcatgtatgtatatgtggtgtagcctgcagtgtacagcatggatgtatcatgtatgtatatgtggtgtagcctgcagtgtacagcatggatgtatcatgtatgtatatgtggtgtagtctgcagtgtacagcatggatgtatcatgtatgtatatgtggtgtagtctgcagtgtacagcatggatgtatcatgtatgtatatgtggtgtagcttgcagtgtacagcatgtatgtatcatgtatgtatatgtggtgtagcctgcagtgtacagcatggatgtatcatgtatgtatatgtggtgtagcctgcagtgtacagcatggatgtatcatgtatgtatatgtggtgtagcctgcagtgtacagcatgtatgtatcatgtatgtatatgtggtgtagcctgcagtgtacagcatggatgtatcatgtatgtatatgtggtgtagcctgcagtgtacagcatggatgtatcatgtatgtatatgtggtgtagcctgcagtgtacagcatgtatgtatcatgtatgtatatgtggtgtagcctgcagtgtacagcatggatgtatcatgtatgtttgtatatttgtGATTATATGGGGTGTACACCGCAGCAGAGGTCTCCGTATGTTCCTCTTGTGTAACATTACCGCTCCGGCCTTTCCTAATATTCTATTTAAAGCTGTAGCGCTCCCTCCTTGCATTCCTGTCATTTCCCGGCTGCCATGTCCTTATACCCATCACTCATCACCGCTTCTCTCCCCCCAGGAATGGCGAACCCCCAGCTAGTGCAGGGCATGCAGCATGACCTCACCTGTCAGCTCTGCCTCGAGCTCTTCCGATCACCCGTCACTCCCGAATGTGGTCACACTTTCTGCCAAAACTGTTTGGTTGGGGCCCCCAAAGGCCAGGATCAGAATGGCTCCACTCTCTGCCCTACATGCCAGGCCCCGACCCATCCTGAGACCCTGCACATCAATCGTCAGCTGGAAAACCTGGTCCAAAGCTTCAAGCAGGTCCCGAAGGGTCATTGTCTGGAGCATCTGGACCCCCTGAGCGTCTTCTGTGAGCAGGACAAAGAGCTGATCTGTGGGGTGTGCGCCTCCCTGGGGAAACACAAGGGACATAACATCATCACAGCCGCCGAGGCCTACACAAAGATGAAGGTAATTTCTAATTTGCATAAGATAAAGttctcctgtattacactccagagctgcactcactgttctgctgctggtgcatacctgacattacttagcCTTTGCATGCTGTGTCTGGGTATGATGGTTCTCATACTGACATCTTATATCCCTTCTCAGCGACAACTTCCACAGCAGCAGGTTGTTCTGCAGGAGGCACGACTACGGAAGGAGAAGACGGTGGCTTTGCTGGACAGACAGGTGTCagaagtgaaggtaagtgctggGAATCCATTCCTCTTCTCACAGCTCCCTGAAATTATCCTGCCTCTGGGATAGACGAGGTGGTGACCCTACCACATGTTCAGTCTCTTCTAATCGTCATGAGCCTGAACATGTAACACACTAACTGAGGCTCTTCTGGTCCTGCGTAATCTCTGAGCATTCCCCGGCCTGATCTCCGTGTGACTCCATAGTGAGATTGTCCTGAATGTTCTCCAATGGTGGAGGTCATTTGATCATCATCATCACTTGGATCCTTTCTTACATTTGCCAATTCCTATAGAAGCAGTAAGGGGGCGTTTACCTTTTGTAGAGTATGCCCCATATTCCATGATCTTCTGATTGTTGATACCACCATCATCTCCCGATCTCTAACCCTGATTGTTACATCAGTGACCCATCCCCATCTCTCGTCTTCATGTCTGGCCTCTCTTCTATGTCGCAGGATACGGTGTCTCGCTTTAAGTCCAGCGTGAAGGATCAGCTGAACGCCATGCGCTCCTACCTGAGCATCATGGAGGCCTCACTGTTTCGGGAAGCGGATAAAGCCGAGCTCAACGCCTCTTCTGCCCTTCTGGGTGAAAGGAAAAGTCTGGCTCATTACGTGGAGCAGCTCGGACAGATGGAGGGTGTCCTGAAAGACTTGGAGGGGCAGGAACAGACAGAGTTCCTAAGGGTAAATGTAATGGGAGGGGTGATGTTAATGGGGTAGGTTTAGGATGAGGCCACTATGAAGCCTAGAGAGGGGTTGTAAGCTTCAGCCACATGTCCAACCTCTactggtgagaagagtcataagaCAAGTGGTGGAGGTAGGAGGTCAACTGGTAGATGCAACAGAGATAGATAAACTGATTAAACATTCCAATCCTTTAATTTTGGTCCTTCTTCTCCTTTTTTTCAGAAATTCTGTGTGGTGACGGGCAGGTAGGTGTCCTGAGGAGCTAATAATCTCTTATGCACAATTGTACAATATTGTACAATTGTACAATATACATTGACGTGTTTCATTCTTCTCCTTGGCGTAGACTTGGTGCTATCTTGTCAGAGTCTCCTCTTCCTGGACGTCTGGACATCCAGCTGCCCGTTATCTCAGACGAGTTCAAGTTCCAAGTGTGGAGGAAGATGTTCCGAGCATTGATGCCAGGTGAGGACGGTGGATGAGCTCGGAACAGGAAACCATGGCTGCAGGAGGGCCGAAAGCGTAACGGAAGGCCctggtgtaaaatctgtatcaGGACCCCAACAATACTGTATCACTTATAGACGTGGTCTCCACAGATGGGCCACTGGGCCCGGATGTGACCACACCTTGAGGACTCCCTACCATAAATACCAGTCAATGGTATTTACCAGTCGGATTCCGCGGGACATCCCTGGCACTGTCCTGGGTTGGTGGGATGACTCCTGATTTCAACTCTATCATGTCCTAAAGATCAGATCACAGTGGTGAAGCAGCTGTCAGCTCCCCGCTCCACATGGTGCTATGGAGGGAACATTTTACTCCATCTGTGGGCGGGGCACTGTTTGCATTTGATAATTACTGGAGGTGTCTCGTAACCAGATACATTACCAGCCATGAACACGAAACCAGTGATAGCAATCATTTCCTCACCGTGTCCAATAACTTTGCGTAAACAccaattttaacaaatttttttttttgtcattttatttaaAGCTTTGGAAAACCTGACCTTTGACCCGGACACAGCTCAGCAGAACCTGCTGGTCTCGGCAGATGGTAAATCCGTGGAGTGTTCCGACCACAAGCAGCCAGTGTCCGACGAGCCCGGCCGCTTCGACAAAGGCAACTGCTTAGTTACCAAAGAAAGCTTCACTGATGGAGAACACTACTGGGAGGTGCTGGTGGAGGACAAGCCAAGATGGGCGCTGGGCATTATCTCCGAAACCGCCAACCGCAAAGGAAAACTTCACGCCAGTCCTTCCAATGGGTTCTGGATCCTGGGTTGCAAGGACGGAAAGGTTTACGAGGCCCATGCAGAGGCCAAGGAGCCACGTGTCCTCCGTGTGGATGGGCGTCCTGAGAAGATTGGGGTCTACCTGAGCTTCTCCGACGGGGTCCTTCACTTCTTTGATTCTAGTGATGAGGACAATGTAAAACTGCTGTACACCTTCCATGAGCGCTTCTCCGGGCGTCTCCACCCCTTCTTTGATGTGTGCTGGCACGACAAAGGAAAGAACAGCCAACCCATGAAGATCTATGTGCTACCAGGAAGCCAGTGATGAGCCGACACGGCACGGAGAAGGCGCAATGCCAGAACGGATGAATTACACAATGTACACGTGGACTTATAGTCAGAATGATGATGGATCCCACACAGATTCACCCTGATCCAGATCCTCCGGAGCTGCGCTTCACTCCGCTCCTGACGTGTGGCTGCACCGCTGCTGTGTCCATGAGACTCTGCAGAACCTCTTATCGGGGTGTGATGACTTTTACACCAATAAAATATTTCCCACTAATTACTGATTGATTGCACATCATGTAGGGTCCAAGGCAGCACATTACCACAATGGTGACTGCAGCTGTGCATGCTGGGAGTGA
This window contains:
- the TRIM72 gene encoding tripartite motif-containing protein 72, encoding MANPQLVQGMQHDLTCQLCLELFRSPVTPECGHTFCQNCLVGAPKGQDQNGSTLCPTCQAPTHPETLHINRQLENLVQSFKQVPKGHCLEHLDPLSVFCEQDKELICGVCASLGKHKGHNIITAAEAYTKMKRQLPQQQVVLQEARLRKEKTVALLDRQVSEVKDTVSRFKSSVKDQLNAMRSYLSIMEASLFREADKAELNASSALLGERKSLAHYVEQLGQMEGVLKDLEGQEQTEFLRKFCVVTGRLGAILSESPLPGRLDIQLPVISDEFKFQVWRKMFRALMPALENLTFDPDTAQQNLLVSADGKSVECSDHKQPVSDEPGRFDKGNCLVTKESFTDGEHYWEVLVEDKPRWALGIISETANRKGKLHASPSNGFWILGCKDGKVYEAHAEAKEPRVLRVDGRPEKIGVYLSFSDGVLHFFDSSDEDNVKLLYTFHERFSGRLHPFFDVCWHDKGKNSQPMKIYVLPGSQ